The following coding sequences are from one Geothrix sp. window:
- a CDS encoding ATP-binding protein, whose product MAHPALLPVVLTCNTDLRFIDLIQVVGAEFLKHLSFTQEDGERLWLAIQEGIANAMRHGNKLQKDKPVKVTFTPRVDRFEIRIEDRGPGVDLEALPDPNLPENLLKPGGRGVFFMRQVMDEVHMERRPEGSTLVLVKARKVREPHP is encoded by the coding sequence ATGGCCCACCCCGCCCTTCTGCCCGTCGTCCTCACGTGCAACACAGACCTGCGCTTCATTGACCTGATCCAGGTGGTGGGTGCGGAGTTCCTCAAGCACCTCAGCTTCACCCAGGAGGACGGTGAGCGCCTCTGGCTGGCCATCCAGGAGGGCATCGCCAACGCCATGCGCCACGGGAACAAGCTGCAGAAGGACAAGCCCGTGAAGGTCACCTTCACGCCCCGGGTGGACCGCTTCGAGATCCGCATCGAGGACCGGGGGCCGGGCGTTGACCTGGAGGCCCTGCCGGACCCGAACCTGCCGGAGAACCTGCTCAAACCCGGCGGCCGCGGCGTCTTCTTCATGCGCCAGGTGATGGACGAGGTTCACATGGAGCGCCGGCCCGAAGGCTCCACCCTCGTGCTGGTGAAGGCGCGCAAGGTGCGCGAGCCCCATCCGTGA